The Populus trichocarpa isolate Nisqually-1 chromosome 11, P.trichocarpa_v4.1, whole genome shotgun sequence genome has a segment encoding these proteins:
- the LOC7471876 gene encoding probable L-type lectin-domain containing receptor kinase S.7 produces the protein MSFNRLNPHLPLANPITRSRNQKTTSLPFKRNKFLFFHLELALKTLTRETKPYQDSVTMSPRKIQFCIFLFILFNLKVSPLVLASSSNVSFEFPSFNLRNLTLLGDSYLRNGVIGLTRDVTVPSSSSGTVVYNNPVPFFDQESNTTASFSTRFSFSILGVNENSYGDGLSFFLSQDNQTLGSPGGYLGLVNSSQLTKNKFVAIEFDTRLDAHFNDPNDHHVGLDIDSLNSIKTADPILQDIDLKSGDLITSWIDYKNDLRVLKVYMSYSSLKPGNPILTVDIDLSEYLKRDMYVGFSGSTEGSTERHLIANWSFRTSWFLPVNPNSNRHNVSDSSVTVTTPVIPISNAANKRHKRLGLGLGIAGPAFFCAFLVAFGYFSVRKWQKIKRVKSLKAELVTGPKEFSYKELKLATRGFHSSRIIGRGAFGNVYKALFNSSGTLAAVKRSKHSHEGKTEFLAELSIIACLRHKNLIPLLGWCVEKGEVLLVYEFMPYGSLDRMLYEEGSELGIFLNWAHRQKIAVGLASSLTYLHHECEQQVIHRDIKTSNIMLDGNLNARLGDFGLARLMEHDKSPASTLTAGTMGYLAPEYLHYGKATEKTDVFSYGVVILELVCGKRPIEREPVSQKMVNLVDWVWGLYGEGNIIEAADPRLNGEFEEEMRKLLLVGLSCANPDSTGRPTMRRVLQILNGEAEPIAVPRKKPSLTFSCGLALTLEDIFSNCD, from the coding sequence ATGTCTTTCAACCGCTTAAACCCCCATCTTCCCTTGGCAAATCCTATAACTCGTTcaagaaatcaaaaaacaaCAAGTCTACCGTTTAAGAGAAACAAATTTCTCTTTTTCCATCTCGAACTCGCTCTTAAAACTTTAACAAGAGAGACAAAACCCTATCAAGATTCAGTGACTATGAGTCCAAGAAAGATACAATTTTGCATCTTCCTCTTCATTCTCTTCAACTTGAAAGTTTCCCCTCTTGTGTTAGCAAGCAGTAGCAATGTAAGTTTTGAGTTCCCTTCTTTCAATCTCCGGAATCTCACTCTCCTTGGTGACTCTTATCTCCGGAATGGTGTCATTGGCCTCACCCGTGATGTCACGGTGCCTTCTTCAAGTTCAGGCACTGTAGTCTACAACAACCCTGTTCCCTTTTTTGATCAAGAATCCAATACCACAGCTTCTTTCTCAACAAGGTTCAGTTTTTCTATCCTTGGTGTCAATGAAAACTCTTATGGTGAtggtttgtctttttttctctcacaaGATAACCAAACTCTTGGTAGCCCCGGAGGGTACTTGGGTCTCGTTAATTCTTCTCAGTTGACCAAGAACAAGTTTGTAGCGATTGAGTTTGACACCAGGCTTGATGCCCATTTCAATGATCCAAATGACCACCATGTTGGTTTAGACATTGATAGCCTTAATTCAATCAAGACTGCTGATCCAATCTTGCAAGATATTGATTTGAAGAGTGGAGATTTGATCACATCTTGGATTGATTACAAGAATGATTTGAGGGTCTTGAAAGTCTATATGAGTTATTCAAGTTTGAAACCAGGAAATCCCATACTAACTGTAGACATCGATCTCTCTGAGTATCTTAAAAGGGATATGTATGTGGGGTTTTCAGGTTCTACAGAAGGAAGCACTGAGCGTCACTTGATTGCAAATTGGAGCTTTAGAACCTCTTGGTTCCTTCCTGTGAATCCAAATTCAAATCGTCACAATGTATCTGATAGTTCAGTGACTGTAACAACACCAGTTATTCCTATATCAAATGCTGCGAATAAACGTCACAAGAGACTTGGTTTGGGTCTTGGGATTGCTGGTCCGGCTTTCTTTTGTGCGTTCCTAGTGgcttttggttatttttctgTCAGGAAGTGGCAGAAGATCAAAAGAGTCAAGAGCCTGAAAGCAGAGCTAGTGACAGGGCCAAAGGAATTCAGTTACAAAGAGTTGAAGTTAGCCACGAGAGGGTTTCATTCAAGCAGAATAATAGGTAGAGGTGCATTTGGCAATGTCTACAAGGCCCTCTTCAACTCTTCGGGTACCCTTGCTGCGGTGAAAAGATCGAAGCATTCCCATGAAGGTAAAACTGAATTCCTTGCTGAGTTGTCAATTATAGCATGCCTGAGGCACAAGAATTTGATTCCACTACTAGGTTGGTGCGTTGAGAAGGGTGAAGTGCTGCTTGTATATGAATTTATGCCATATGGGAGCCTTGATAGGATGCTATATGAAGAAGGTTCTGAGCTAGGAATATTTTTAAACTGGGCACATAGGCAAAAGATTGCAGTTGGCTTGGCCTCTTCGTTAACATATTTGCATCACGAATGCGAGCAGCAAGTCATTCATAGAGATATAAAGACTAGTAACATAATGCTGGATGGAAACTTAAATGCAAGGCTGGGTGATTTTGGATTGGCAAGGCTAATGGAGCACGACAAGAGTCCTGCATCAACGCTTACTGCTGGGACAATGGGATACTTAGCTCCTGAGTATCTTCATTATGGGAAAGCAACGGAGAAAACTGATGTTTTTAGTTATGGAGTGGTGATACTTGAACTGGTTTGCGGTAAGAGGCCCATTGAGAGAGAACCAGTCAGCCAAAAAATGGTGAATTTAGTTGACTGGGTATGGGGATTGTATGGTGAGGGAAATATAATTGAAGCAGCTGATCCTAGGTTGAATGGGGAGTTTGAGGAAGAAATGAGGAAGCTATTACTTGTGGGTTTGAGTTGTGCTAATCCGGACAGTACAGGGAGGCCTACGATGAGAAGAGTCCTTCAAATCCTCAATGGTGAGGCCGAGCCTATTGCTGTGCCGAGGAAGAAGCCGAGCCTCACATTCTCTTGCGGCCTTGCATTGACGCTTGAGGACATTTTTTCTAACTGTGATTAG